One window from the genome of Sebastes umbrosus isolate fSebUmb1 chromosome 12, fSebUmb1.pri, whole genome shotgun sequence encodes:
- the abhd4 gene encoding (Lyso)-N-acylphosphatidylethanolamine lipase — protein MDPATATDPMHNECETQPTSVWNWWPSWRPTSMSLLKTTESKILACIQNDLWARFVTLPNQDRIWTLTLNKKALRKPAEQAPKTPLVMVHGFGGGVGLWVRNIDALSRSRPVYAFDLLGFGRSSRPPFPSDAAKAEEQFVDSIERWRQSVGLENMILLGHSLGGYLATSYAIQYPSRVSHLILVDPWGFPERPQTQTQEGQSQGTEVVKRPPPPRWVKAIATVVSFFNPLAVIRAAGPWGPGLVNRFRPDFKRKFEDLFDDDTMTQYIYHCNAQSPSGEVGFRAMSESLGWAKKPMLLRVHQLPPSMPLTMLYGARSWVDSSSGDRVAQIRSKAYTKVLLIDEASHHVYADQPEEFNKAVEKICNSVN, from the exons ATGGATCCTGCTACAGCCACAGATCCGATGCACAACGAGTGTGAAACACA GCCAACTTCAGTCTGGAACTGGTGGCCTTCTTGGCGTCCAACCTCCATGTCCCTTTTAAAGACTACAGAATCCAAGATTCTTGCTT GTATTCAGAATGACCTCTGGGCTCGGTTCGTGACCCTGCCAAACCAGGATCGAATATGGACTCTGACCCTCAACAAGAAGGCGCTGCGTAAACCTGCCGAACAGG CCCCAAAGACTCCCCTGGTGATGGTCCACGGCTTCGGGGGAGGGGTCGGACTGTGGGTCAGGAACATAGACGCGCTGAGTCGGTCGCGGCCCGTTTACGCCTTTGACCTCCTGGGCTTCGGCCGGAGCTCCAGGCCTCCTTTCCCCTCAGATGCTGCCAAGGCGGAGGAGCAGTTTGTCGACTCCATTGAACGGTGGAGACAGTCCGTAGGCCTGGAGAACATGATTCTGCTGGGACACAGTCTGGGCGGATACCTGGCCACCTCATACGCCATCCAGTACCCTTCTAG AGTGTCACATCTTATCCTGGTGGACCCGTGGGGTTTCCCTGAGCGACCCCAGACACAGACCCAGGAGGGTCAAAGTCAGGGGACAGAGGTGGTGAAGAGGCCGCCCCCTCCACGCTGGGTAAAAGCTATTGCAACAGTGGTTTCCTTCTTCAACCCGCTGGCTGTCATCAGAGCAGCAGGCCCATGGG GTCCGGGCTTGGTGAACAGATTCCGTCCTGATTTCAAAAGGAAATTCGAAGATCTGTTTGATGATGACACCATGACGCAGTACATCTACCACTGTAACGCACAATCCCCGAG tggTGAGGTGGGTTTCCGGGCCATGTCAGAGTCTCTGGGCTGGGCCAAAAAGCCCATGCTGCTGCGGGTTCACCAGCTGCCCCCCTCCATGCCCCTCACCATGCTGTATGGAGCCCGATCCTGGGTGGACAGCTCGTCTGGGGACAGAGTGGCCCAGATTAGGAGCAAGGCCTACACCAAAGTGCTG CTGATAGATGAAGCTTCTCACCACGTGTATGCTGATCAACCAGAGGAGTTCAACAAAGCGGTGGAAAAAATATGCAACTCTGTTAACTGA
- the dad1 gene encoding dolichyl-diphosphooligosaccharide--protein glycosyltransferase subunit DAD1 — protein sequence MSNSVISVVSRFLEEYTGTTPNKLKVVDAYLLYILLTGALQFLYCLLVGTFPFNSFLSGFISCVGAFILAVCLRIQINPLNKGDFLSISPERAFADFLFAHTVLHLVVMNFIG from the exons ATGTCGAACTCAGTGATCTCGGTTGTTTCTCGGTTCCTGGAGGAGTACACCGGCACGACGCCCAACAAGCTGAAGGTGGTGGACGCGTATCTGCTGTACATCTTGTTGACAGGAGCTCTGCAGTTCCTCTACTGTCTGCTGGTCGGAACCTTCCCTTTCAACAGCTTTCTGTCGGGCTTCATCTCCTGTGTGGGCGCTTTCATCCTAGCAG TATGTCTTCGTATCCAGATCAACCCACTAAACAAAGGAGACTTCCTGTCCATCTCCCCAGAGAGAGCCTTCGCTGACTTCCTATTCGCTCACACCGTCCTCCATCTGGTTGTGATGAACTTCATTGGTTGA